In a genomic window of Shouchella clausii:
- a CDS encoding alpha/beta fold hydrolase — protein sequence MEKYKHHIVETGGHTFHIVSAGQEDGELVLLLHGFPEFWYGFRHQINALARAGYRVIVPDQRGYNQSDKPRDIKAYTLDVLRDDCVAFIKAFGRKQAYLIGHDWGGAVAWHLAASKPEVVKKLVAINIPHPADMRVALMKRPLQLFRSAYMLFFQVPYAPEKLLAARDFAYLEAGMTKTANERAFTKAELRHYKTAWRQPGALKGMLNWYRAVRFQGLDRKTELDLPVSVPTRIIWGANDLFLGKALAQASLKRCSNGDAVLVDGATHWLHHEHPEIVNHLMLEHLQKQKKRLWPV from the coding sequence TTGGAAAAATACAAACATCACATCGTTGAAACAGGGGGCCACACGTTTCACATCGTCTCCGCTGGACAAGAAGATGGAGAACTGGTCCTTTTGCTGCATGGATTTCCTGAGTTTTGGTATGGATTTCGCCACCAAATCAATGCATTGGCAAGAGCAGGATACCGCGTCATTGTGCCAGACCAGCGTGGCTATAACCAGTCCGATAAGCCTAGAGACATCAAAGCTTACACGCTCGATGTCCTTCGTGATGACTGTGTAGCGTTTATTAAAGCGTTTGGGCGGAAACAGGCTTATTTAATCGGTCATGATTGGGGAGGGGCGGTTGCTTGGCATCTAGCTGCCTCGAAGCCAGAAGTTGTGAAAAAGCTTGTCGCTATTAATATTCCCCATCCAGCCGATATGCGTGTTGCTTTAATGAAGCGGCCATTGCAGCTGTTCCGCAGCGCATATATGCTGTTTTTCCAAGTGCCCTATGCCCCAGAAAAGCTGCTTGCCGCCAGGGATTTTGCCTACTTGGAAGCTGGAATGACGAAAACAGCCAATGAGCGGGCTTTTACAAAGGCGGAATTGCGCCACTATAAAACAGCTTGGCGGCAGCCAGGAGCGCTGAAAGGAATGCTTAATTGGTATCGTGCCGTCCGTTTCCAAGGGTTAGACAGGAAGACCGAGCTTGATCTGCCGGTCTCTGTGCCGACAAGGATCATTTGGGGAGCGAATGACCTGTTTTTAGGAAAAGCGCTCGCGCAAGCAAGCTTGAAAAGGTGCAGCAATGGCGATGCTGTGTTAGTAGATGGAGCTACCCATTGGCTCCACCATGAGCATCCTGAAATCGTGAATCATCTCATGCTTGAGCATTTACAAAAACAAAAAAAGCGGCTTTGGCCAGTGTGA